The nucleotide sequence ATCGATGCGGCAGCGCCTTGTCGTGCTCGTCTCGCCGCGCGGCGGCTCGATGCCGGTGCCGAAGGTCGTCAGTCCCAGTGCGCCCTCGACCTCGGCCGAGACCGCCCAGGAGCCGTCGCCCTGATTGTCGGCGACATCCTCCAGAGTGGCCCGGCGCAGGCCGCGGCCCGGTGCGAAGAACGAGATCGCCTCCAGGCAATTGGTCTTGCCGGCGCCGTTCGCTCCCACCAGCGCCACCAAATCCGCCTGCACGCTGACACCAGCCGCGCGATAGCTGCGGAAATGCGTCAGCGACAGGCGATTGATGCGGGAGGGGGTCATCAGAAGGAGTTACAAGCCCAGTTCTGTCATTGCCGGGCTTGACCCGGCAATCCATCGTCAGCGTCAGCGGACTATTTCATCATAGAGATCGCGCCAATCCGGATTGTTTTTGACGATCAGATCGATCTTCCATTCGCGCGACCAGTGCTTGATGTTCTTCTCACGCTGCAATGCTGCGGCGATCGTTTCATGTGCTTCGAAATAGACCAGCCGCTTGATGCCGTAGCGTCTGGTGAAGCTCTCTGCGACGCCTTCGCGATGCTCATACACGCGCCGAACGAGATCGTTGGTCACGCCGACATAGAGCGTGCCGCCGGGCTTGCTGGCGAGGATGTACACCCAGTAGGCCATGTGTTGAGATGGATGGCCGGGTCAAGCCCGGCCATGACGAGTTAACCACAAATCTCGCCGCTTGCGTGAAATCACACCCGCATCGGCATCAGCACGTACAGCGCGTTGCGATTGTCACGATCCTGGATCAAGGTCGGCGAGCCCGGATCGGCCAGCCGGAGCACCGCGACCTGGCCCTCGATCTGGGCGGCGATGTCGAGCAGATAGCGCGAGTTGAAGCCGATATCGAGCGCGTCGGCGGCGTATTCGACCTCGAGCTCTTCCGTCGCGCTGCCGGAATCCGGATTGGTCACCGACAGCACCAGCTTGCCGGGGGCGAGGGCGAGCTTCACCGCGCGGCCGCGCTCGGAGGAGATGGTGGAGACGCGGTCGACGGCGGCGGCGAAATCGGCCTTGTCGACGACGAGCTCCTTGTCGTTGTTCTGCGGAATGACGCGGCCATAGTCCGGGAAGGTGCCGTCGATCAGCTTGGAGGTGAGAACCACCTGTCCCAAGGTGAAGCGGATCTTGCCCTGCGACAGCTCGATCTTGATCTCGCTGTCATTGTCTTCGATCAGCCGCTGCACCTCGCCGACGGTCTTGCGCGGCACGATGACGCCGGGCATCTCGGCCGCGCCGGCGGGCTGCGGCAGGTCGACCTGGGCGAGGCGGTGGCCGTCGGTTGCGACCGCACGCAAGGTGGGTTGCTTGGCATTGCCGCCGGCATGCAGATAGATGCCGTTCAAGTAATAACGTGTCTCCTCGGTGGAGATCGCGAACTGCGTGCGGTCGATCAGGCTCTTGATGTCCTTGGCGGGAACGCCGAAGGCATGCGTCATTTCGCCCGCCGCCAGATCAGGGAAGTCGCTCTCGGGCAAGGTCTGCAAAGTGAACTTCGAACGGCCGGCGCGGATCGCGAGCACCGCGCGCTCGCCGTCGCTTTCCAGCACGATCTGCGAGCCGTCCGGCAGCTTGCGCACGATGTCGTAGAACATATGCGCGGGGACCGTGGTGGAACCTGCGGTCGCGGTCTCGGCCGCCAGCGTTTCCGTCACTTCGAGGTCGAGGTCGGTGGCGCGCAGCGACAGCCGGGCATTCTCGGCGCGGACCAGAACGTTACCCAGGATCGGGATCGTGTTCCTGCGCTCGACCACGCGATGGACATGGCCCAGCGACTTCAGCAGCTGCGCGCGTTCGACGGTCACCTTCATTGCACTATCCCGCCCGTTCCCAACTGAGCTCGTCCTGGAATGCCGGCGGGCTGGAACAGCGCCGCGGCCGATGGCACCTCGCCGCCCGAACAGCGCTTTTTCAGCGTCCAGGAGCGTGAGGGGGAGGCGTAAAGTGGCGCGGATGAGGCCCGAGCGCAAGGGATTGCGGGCCGATTTCCCATGTTTCGGCAGGCGTTTCGGCGCGCCGGGGATCTGGTCGGAGGTCGGTGGTTTTGCGGGCCAACCGCGGCTGGGGCCGGACCTTCTGTCCGCGCCCCCTAGCCGATCGGTTGGTGGTGCGGGTGAACTAGTCCTGCAACTGCCGCTTGAGCGACTCGACCTCGTCGTTCAGCGTGATGTCCTTGCCGACCAGCGCCTCGATCTTGCGCACGGCATGCAGGACGGTGGTGTGGTCGCGCCCGCCGAAGCGGCGGCCGATCTCGGGCAGGGATCGCAGGGTCAGCGTCTTGGCCAGGTACATCGCAACCTGGCGCGGGCGCACCACATTGGCGGTGCGGCGCGACGACAAGAGGTCGGAGCGGCTGACATTGTACTGCCGGGCGACGACGCGCTGGATGTCCTCGATCTTGATCCGCTTCGGCTCCTGCGGACGGACCAGGTCTCGTACCTCGCGCTCGGCCATGTCGAGCGTGACCGGCTGATTGTTGAGCTTCGAATGCGCGAGCAGGCGGTTGATCGCGCCTTCGAGGTCGCGGCCGTTATGGGTGATGGAGCGGGCGAGATAGTCGAGCACCGGCTCCGGCACGTCGAAGCTCGCATGATGCGCACGGGCCGCAGCGACGCGCGATTTGAGAATGCCCAGGCGCAGATCTTCGCCAAGCGTGGCCATCTCGACGACGAGGCCGCCGGCGAGCCGCGAGCGGACGCGATCGTCGAGGCTTTCGAGATCGGACGGCGGCCGGTCGGCCGCGATCACCACCTGGCGGCCGGCGTCGATCAGTGCGTTCAGCGTGTGACAGAACTCGGCCTGGGTCGATTTGCCCTGCAGGAACTGCAGATCGTCGATCACCAGAACGTCGATGCCGCGCAGCGCTTCCTTGAAAGCCAGTGCGGTCTGCGATTTCAGCGCCGCGACGAAGCCGTACATGAACTTCTCGGCGGTGAGATACAGCACCTTGCGCTCGCCGCCGGCATTGCCGGCCCAGGTCACGGCCTGCAAGAGGTGCGTCTTGCCGAGGCCGACGCCGGCATGGATGTAGAGCGGGTTGAACATCACGGGATCGCCGCGGCGGCCATCCGCGACCTGGCGAGCGGCGGCATGCGCGAGCGTGTTGGCGCGACCGACGACGAAGCTCGCGAAAGTCAGGCGCGGATCGAGCGGCGAGCCGCCGAGCGCATCATGGCCGGCCGCGACCGGAGTCATCATCGGAGCGCGTGTATCGGCGACGGGCTTGGCGTCGCTGCGCTCGGTGCGGCGCGCTTCCACCGGCGCCGGCGCTTCCTTGGCCGGCGTCGCGCAACGCATCGCGGTGCGAACGGACAGATCGATGCGGTGAACTTCGGGCATCTCGGCCTGCCAGCACGACAGCACGCGCTCGGCATAATGCGCCTGAATCCAGCTCTTCAGGAAACGCGTCGGCACCGACAGATGAACGCTTTCGTCCTGGACAGCTTCGAGGTCCATGCGGGCGAACCAGCTCGTATAGACGTCCTCGCCGACGGTCGAGCGCAGCCGACCCTTCACGCGAGACCAGCGTTCCTGTTCCGAATTTGTCATGGCAGTCGCAACTTTTCGAATTGAGTGGTGGTGTCGTGTGACCGCCGGGCAGACGTCCAAATGAAAAAGACGCATCTGCCGCAGCGAGACCTCGAGCGGAGGTTCAACTCCAGACATGGCTTGCCGTTCGGCGCGCGCGCCGTCGGGCATCATCGATGCTGGGGAAGAAAAGTCTCCGCGAGGTCAGCGCATACTCGGACGCGCGATGGAGGCGGGGGGCGGGCCGATGGCCGTGCTGGTGATGGCCGCGCTGGCGATGTCGATCACTTCGGTCTCTAAGGGTGCGTGATCCGGAACCAGCCTCTGGCGTTTACCCGCAATGTGTCCGTAAAGCATGCAACCTCCCCGCCTTACCGTGATCGCTCACGGCAAGTTGTCATCCCAATGCCGGTGTGTCCGAACCCCAAGATTCAGCCGCACCGCCGTCAATCCCGTCCAACTTTTCCACCCGCTGAGCGCAGCCGCCGCAAGCTTCAGCCGGTCGACCGACGTCGTATTTCTCTTGTTCAAAGCGGCGCAACGATGATGCTGCGCCCGAGAAATTTCGACAACATTCAGTCGCTCCCCATATTGCTATGGAGATTGATCCGGCCACCGCTTTGGAAAGCGTCGCCAACGCGCACACCGCCGCCGATTTGCACGTCCGCCCCGTTTCTAAAACCGCGCTGGTCTCAAGATCGTGGGCGCCGCGAGTGGATAAAAGAAATACACGATGCGTCGGGACTCGCAATCCATTTGATTTGCGCACGCCTGACGAGTCTTCGCGCACCTCGCCGCGCGATGATCGGCGTTAAGAAAGCAAGGTTTTGAATCATCGCGAGGAATCTCGGATGTGACAAACAACATGGTCTGCGCAAAATTTCTTCATAATTTTTTTAACTTTGGACCGAGCTCACCCGCTTTTCCAATCACTTGGACTCGCTATGCGCTTAAGTCATTTTCGAGACGATGTTTTTCGCGATTGCTCGCAGCGGGTAACTCCCGTCGCGTGCGCTGCGTGAAGCGAGCGGGGCATCTGCGCTCTTGACATTGATGCGCAGCCACAACGCGCAGATTCGCAGCTGTTTCCGGTGAGACAATATTGTCACCGCGTAAAACTACGGAACGATACGTAGGACTACGGAACGTGTCAGGCGCGCGCGACAGTGCGTGTGTTCCAGCACGCGGAGAATGCATTGTTGCGATGATGTCGCCATGAACTAGAAGGCAAGAACTAGAAGGCAAGCCGATGCGATGAACGAGAAGCGCCGCCACGGGCGTGCGCAAAAGAAAAGCCCGGCGCGAGCCGGGCTGTTTGCATCTTGATAGTTCGTCAGTCGCGCGATGTGTTCAGTCGCGCGATGGGCTCACTTCGCGAGCTTCGCGATCTGATGCACGAGGCGCGAGACTTTGCGGCTGGCGTTGTTCTTGTGAATGATGTTGCGCTGGGCGGCGCGCATCAGCTGCGGCTCGGCGTTGGCCATCGCCTTCAGCGCGGCGTCGCGGTCGCCCTTCTTGATCGCGTCCTCGACGGAACGGACAGCGCCGCGCATCTGAGTGCGACGCGACTTGTTGATGATGGTGCGGCGGGCAATCTTGCGCGTCGCTTTCTTCGCGGAGGTCGTGTTGGCCATGCTCTCAAATATCCTTCGGCGGCGAGCAGTCGCCGCTTGTGCGGGTACGCGCGCGGCCCGCTTGACGCGGCCCCATCGACGCGGTGGGTTGTTCGGACGCCTCTCTGAGAATGCCATGACCGGAGCGGTTGCTCGGCGGATCGGCGCTGCTCAAAGAACAGCGGCGGCGGGATTGCGCCCACCGCCAGTGGCGGACCTTATAGGCGCAGCCTTACCGACCGTCAACGGTCTCGGAAGCCGCATCGCGCGCCGGAACCGGTCAAAAGCCGGTTCTAAACCCCTGACGAGGTTGAATTTCTAAGGAGGCCCCGCTATGGCCTTGCTGCCCGTGGGGGCGAGCGAGAGAGGGCAGGTGAGGCATGATCCGCGGTTTTTTCCGCCTGGTGGGGCTGTTGCTGCTGGCCGGAAGCTTCATTTTCCTGGTCTATGACGGCGCCCGCTGGGTCGCCGACCAGACCCTGCAGTTCACCCGCTTCGGCCAGCTCTGGAACGACGTCCACCAGGCCAGCCAGGCCGCCTTCAAGGCCTGGGTCGAGGCCAAGGCCCCGTTTCTGTGGGAGTGGATCGTCAAGGCCTTCCTCGACCAGCCGGTCTTCGCCGTGCTCGGCCTGCTCGGGATCCTCTTGATGCTGCTGTTCCGGCCGCGCAAGCCGCTGATCGGCTATGGCCGCGACTGACCGCCCGCAAGCGGCGTAACACCGCTGGGGCTGGCGTCGTAGAGACCTATATAATCCCAGACTGACCGTCATCGCGCCGCGGGACTCTCTCCCGCGGGCGAATGCCATGCCCGGAGACACCCCATGTTCTTCATGCGCAAACCCGCTGCGATGCCGAGCGCCGCCGAGGCGCTGCCCGGCCGCGCCCAGCCGATCCCGACCGCGAGCACCCATTTCGTCAACGGCCGCCGCCTGCTGCCGCCCTATCCCGCCGGCCTCGAGCAGGCCGTGTTCGGGCTCGGCTGCTTCTGGGGCGCCGAGCGCAAGTTCTGGCAGCTCGGCGACGGCATCCATGTCACGGCCGTGGGCTATGCCGGCGGTCACACGCCGAACCCGACCTATGAGGAGGTGTGCTCGGGTCTGACGGCGCATACCGAGGTCGTGCTGGTCGTGTTCGATCCCAAGGTGATGTCCTATGAGCGTCTCCTGAAGACGTTCTGGGAGAACCACGATCCGACCCAGGGCATGCGCCAGGGCAACGACGTCGGCACGCAATATCGCTCGGCGATCTACACGTTCAGCGATGCGCAGCGTGAGACGGCCGAGGCCTCGAAGCAAGTCTATGAGCAGGCGCTGCGCGCCAAGGGGCTCGACGCGATCACGACCGAGATCGCGCCGTCCGGACCGTTCTACTTCGCCGAGGACTACCACCAGCAATATCTGGCCAAGAACCCGGCCGGCTATTGTGGCCTCGGCGGCACCGGCGTCGCGTGTCCGATCGGTGTCGGCGTCAGCGCCTGACCGGCGCAGCGCGCGACCCACACACCTCTCCCGTCCGGCGGGCAGGGCTATCGCCCATATGAAGTTCGGAGCCATCCGGACGAACGATCCTGCCGGTTTGTTACTCCGTCATGCCCGGGCTGTCCCGGGCATCCACGCCGTCCCCCGGCATGCTGACCGACGTGGATGGCCGGGACAAGCCCGGCCATGACGAGTGGAGAGAGACGAGCGCCAAACTTTGTCATACGCGATAGCCTGGTTCGACAGGGCGCGGATTTTTCGCAGCTGATTTGCAACAGATCTCGCTTGCGACAGACGGCGACTGCACGCGCCAACGATTTGTTAACCTTAACCGCGCATGACTAGGGCACATCCTCATTCAAGGATTGTTCGAGTGCGCGCGTTGTTTCTTCCGGTCATTGCCGTCGTTTCCACGATCCTGCTGTCGGGTTGCATGCACACGGCCTCCCCCGTGGCTGTGGCCCAGCCGAGTGATCTCGACGCAATGGCCTATGGGACACCTTCGACCGGCCCGGTTGCCGCCACCGGGCAGGGCGGAGCGATCCCCGCGCTGCGCAACGCCTTCGCCGCCGCGCCCAGTCCGGGCGCTTACGTCATGCCCGCCGGCTACGCGCCGGGGCGGCGCGACGCCGCCTATCATCTCGATGCCGGCGACAAGCTGCGCGTCGTCGTCTACGGCCAGGAGGGCCTGACCAACACCTATGCGATCGATGCGTCCGGCTCGATCACCATGCCGCTGATCGGCAGCGTGCCCGCGCGTGGCCGCACCACCGCGGGCCTCGCCGCCGAGATCACCGCCAAGCTGCGCAACGGCTACATCCGCGAGCCGTCGGTCGCAGTCGAGATCGAAGCCTATCGCCCGTTCTTCATCCTCGGCGAGGTGCAGGCGCCCGGCCAATATCCGTACGTGCCCAACATGACAGTCGAGAGCGCGATCGCCATCGCCGGCGGCTTCTCGCCGCGGGCTCGGCGCGACATCGTGACTCTGACTCACACGGACCCCTCGGGCGCCATGCGTTACGAGGTGCCGCTCGGCACGTCGCTCAAGCCCGGCGATACGATTCAGGTCGGCGAGCG is from Bradyrhizobium sp. ORS 285 and encodes:
- a CDS encoding GIY-YIG nuclease family protein, which produces MAYWVYILASKPGGTLYVGVTNDLVRRVYEHREGVAESFTRRYGIKRLVYFEAHETIAAALQREKNIKHWSREWKIDLIVKNNPDWRDLYDEIVR
- the dnaA gene encoding chromosomal replication initiator protein DnaA, with protein sequence MTNSEQERWSRVKGRLRSTVGEDVYTSWFARMDLEAVQDESVHLSVPTRFLKSWIQAHYAERVLSCWQAEMPEVHRIDLSVRTAMRCATPAKEAPAPVEARRTERSDAKPVADTRAPMMTPVAAGHDALGGSPLDPRLTFASFVVGRANTLAHAAARQVADGRRGDPVMFNPLYIHAGVGLGKTHLLQAVTWAGNAGGERKVLYLTAEKFMYGFVAALKSQTALAFKEALRGIDVLVIDDLQFLQGKSTQAEFCHTLNALIDAGRQVVIAADRPPSDLESLDDRVRSRLAGGLVVEMATLGEDLRLGILKSRVAAARAHHASFDVPEPVLDYLARSITHNGRDLEGAINRLLAHSKLNNQPVTLDMAEREVRDLVRPQEPKRIKIEDIQRVVARQYNVSRSDLLSSRRTANVVRPRQVAMYLAKTLTLRSLPEIGRRFGGRDHTTVLHAVRKIEALVGKDITLNDEVESLKRQLQD
- the msrA gene encoding peptide-methionine (S)-S-oxide reductase MsrA, yielding MFFMRKPAAMPSAAEALPGRAQPIPTASTHFVNGRRLLPPYPAGLEQAVFGLGCFWGAERKFWQLGDGIHVTAVGYAGGHTPNPTYEEVCSGLTAHTEVVLVVFDPKVMSYERLLKTFWENHDPTQGMRQGNDVGTQYRSAIYTFSDAQRETAEASKQVYEQALRAKGLDAITTEIAPSGPFYFAEDYHQQYLAKNPAGYCGLGGTGVACPIGVGVSA
- a CDS encoding polysaccharide biosynthesis/export family protein — encoded protein: MRALFLPVIAVVSTILLSGCMHTASPVAVAQPSDLDAMAYGTPSTGPVAATGQGGAIPALRNAFAAAPSPGAYVMPAGYAPGRRDAAYHLDAGDKLRVVVYGQEGLTNTYAIDASGSITMPLIGSVPARGRTTAGLAAEITAKLRNGYIREPSVAVEIEAYRPFFILGEVQAPGQYPYVPNMTVESAIAIAGGFSPRARRDIVTLTHTDPSGAMRYEVPLGTSLKPGDTIQVGERWF
- the rpsT gene encoding 30S ribosomal protein S20 — its product is MANTTSAKKATRKIARRTIINKSRRTQMRGAVRSVEDAIKKGDRDAALKAMANAEPQLMRAAQRNIIHKNNASRKVSRLVHQIAKLAK
- the dnaN gene encoding DNA polymerase III subunit beta, with the translated sequence MKVTVERAQLLKSLGHVHRVVERRNTIPILGNVLVRAENARLSLRATDLDLEVTETLAAETATAGSTTVPAHMFYDIVRKLPDGSQIVLESDGERAVLAIRAGRSKFTLQTLPESDFPDLAAGEMTHAFGVPAKDIKSLIDRTQFAISTEETRYYLNGIYLHAGGNAKQPTLRAVATDGHRLAQVDLPQPAGAAEMPGVIVPRKTVGEVQRLIEDNDSEIKIELSQGKIRFTLGQVVLTSKLIDGTFPDYGRVIPQNNDKELVVDKADFAAAVDRVSTISSERGRAVKLALAPGKLVLSVTNPDSGSATEELEVEYAADALDIGFNSRYLLDIAAQIEGQVAVLRLADPGSPTLIQDRDNRNALYVLMPMRV